The DNA region CGTGGTGTTCAGTCCGCTGCGCGAGCCCACCCCGGACCCCGAGGGCCGCGTGCACCTCTTCGCGCATGCCGACGGCGGGTACCACCTGCTGGGCGTGACCCTCTCGGCCGCCGGATCGCTGGAGTGGCTGCACGGCAAGCTCGCCCACGACGTGCCGCTGCCCACCCTGCTGGACGAGGCGCTGAACGTCCCGCCCGGCGCGGACGGCGTGACGTTCCTGCCGTACCTGTCCGGCGAACGCAGCCCCCTGATGAACCCGCAGGCCCGCGCGGCGTTCACCGGCCTGAGCCTTGCGCACGGCCGCGGCCACCTCGTGCGCGCCGTGCTGGAGGGCTCGGTCGCCGCCCTGGCCGACGCCTACGCGGTCATGGCGCCGATCGCGCCGCTGGGCTCGCTGCTGTCCACCGGCGGCGGCGCCCGCTCGGAGATGTGGCTGGGCCTCGCGTCCGGCGCGCTGGGCCTGCCGGTTCATCCCACCACCGCGCGGCCCGGCGCGGCGCACGGCGCGGCCATCCTCGCCATGCCCGCCGCCGGCCTGCACCCGGACCTGGGCGCCGCCATCGACGCCACCCGCCCCGACGCCCTGGCCGCCGTACCGCCCATCGACATGCACGCCGCCCTCTCCGCCTACGCCCGCACGCGGGACGCCCTGTACCCGCAGGGCGGCCAGACCGCCTGACCGCGGCACCGCAAGCCGCCCGAATTCTCTGTTGACGGCAGACCGCCGCACAGCCCCACAAGGAGCCCACCATGCCCGACTACACCCCGACGCCCGCCGACAAGTTCACCTTTGGCCTGTGGACGGTCGGCAACACCGGCCGCGATCCCTTCGGCGAACCCACCCGCCCCGCCATGAAGGCGCCGTACCTCGTGCAGAAGCTCGCGGAGCTGGGCGCGTGGGGCGTGAACCTGCACGACAACGACCTCGTGCCGATCAGCGCCAGCGCCAGCGAGCGCGATTCCATCGTGGCCGAGTTCAAACAGGCGCTGTCGGATCACGGGCTGGTCGTGCCGATGGCGACCACCAACCTGTTCAATGACCCGGCTTTCAAGGACGGCGCCTTCACCAGTGCCGACGCCCGCGTGCGCGCCTACGCGCTGCAAAAGACCATGCGCAGCATGGATCTGGGCGCGGAACTCGGCGCGGCCACCTACGTGTTCTGGGGCGGGCGCGAGGGCACCGAGGTGGACGCCGGCGGCAAGCTGCTCGACTGCCTGGGCTGGTTCCGCGACTCGTTGAACTTCCTCGCGGAGTACTCCGAGTCCCAGGGCTACGGCTACCGCTTCGCGCTGGAACCCAAGCCGAACGAACCGCGCGCCGATATCTTCCTGCCGACCGTCGGGAGCGCGCTGGGCTTCATCGCCACGCTCGACAAGCCGGAGCAGTTCGGCGTGAACCCCGAGTTCGCGCACGAGACCATGGCAGGATTGAACTTCTCGCACGCGGTCGCGCAGGCCATCGACGCCGGGAAGCTGTTCCACATCGACCTGAACGACCAGAAGATGGGCCGCTTCGACCAGGACCTGCGCTTTGGCGCGGAGAACCCCAAGGGCGCGTTCTTCCTGGTGCAGCTCCTCGAATCGAGCGGCTACGCCGGCCCCCGTCACTTCGACGCGCACGCGCTGCGCACCGAGGACGAGGCGGGCGTGTGGGCGTTTGCGCGCGGCTGCATGCGCACGTACCTGATCTTCAAGGAAAAGGCCCAGCAGTTCGCGCAGGACAGCGAGATCCAGGCGGCGCTGGCGGCGTACCGCGTGGAGGACGCCGAACTCGCCCAGCTCACCGGCACCTTCAGCCCCCAGAACGCCGAGGCGCTCAAGGCCCGCACCTTCGACCGCGCGGCGCTGGGGGCGCGCGGCCCCGGCCTGGAACAGCTCGACCAGCTCACCATGGAGCTGCTGCTCGGGATACGGTAAGGGCATGAGCGCAAGTGCGGGCCGGGCTGACCGGCGTTCCTGGGGCGTGGCCCCATCCGGTGAGACCATCCATACCTACACCCTGGCGCTGCCCGGCGGCGTCCAGGCCACCCTGACGGACCTCGGCGCCACCCTGGTCGGTCTGGAGGTGCCGGACCGGCAGGGCGCGCTGGGTGACGTGGTGCTGGGGCACGACCGGCCCGAACCGTACGCGGATCACGCGACCTCGCCGTACTTCGGGGCGACCATCGGCCGCTACGCCAACCGCATCACGGACGGGCGCTTCACGCTGGACGGCCGTGCCTGCGTGATCCCGGCGAACGACGGCCCGAACGCGCTGCACGGCGGCCCCGGCGGCTTCGACGTGTGCCTGTGGCACGGCGAGGCTCGCCTCACGGACGCCGGCCCGGCGGTGGTCTTCACGCGTACCAGCCCGGACGGCGAGATGGGCTTTCCCGGCACGCTGGAGGTGCGCGTCACGTACACGCTGGCCGGGCAGGCAGACGGCGGCGCGGCCCTCACCATCGACTACCACGCGGTCACGGACGCGCCCACGGTCGTGAACCTCACCAACCACAGCTACTGGAACCTCACGGCCGACCCGGCGCGTGGCGTGCTGGAGCACGAACTGACCGTGAACGCCCCCGCCTTCACGCCGGTGCGGCCGGGCGGCCTGCCCACCGGCGAGGTACGGTCGGTGGAGGGCACGCCCTTCGATTTCCGCACGCCCCGCGCCATCGGGGAGCGGCTCGCCGACGCCGACGGGCAGCTCGCGGTGGTCGGCGGCTACGACCACAACCTCGTGCTGGACGCTGGCCAGGATGGGCTTCGGCTCGCCGCCGTCCTGTACGACCCGCACTCCGGGCGGGAACTGGGCATCCATACCACCGAGCCGGGCGTGCAGGTGTACTCCGGGAACTTCCTGGACGGCACGATCACCGGCAAGGGTGGGCAGGTGTATCAGCAGCACGCGGCCGTATGCCTGGAGACGCAGCACTACCCGGATTCGCCCAACCAGCCGGGCTTTCCCTCCACCCGGCTGGACCCCGGGCAGGTCTTCACGTCGCGCACCGTGCACACCTTCCGCGTGCGCTGAGCCGCGTCCACCCTCACTGATGCCGTGGCGTCGCCACGGAAGGACTGTCATGCCATGACCCGATCCCTGCTCCTGACTGCACTGCTCGTTGGTCTCGCCGGCGCGTCCGGGCAGGCGCCTACCCTGAAGTCGGCGGCCACCGCGCGCGGGCTGCTGATCGGCGGCGCGGTCAGCGCCTCGCTCTTCGACGACCTCGACCCGGACTACGCCGACACGGTCGCCCGCGAGTTCTCGGTCGTCGTGTCGGAGAACGGCATGAAGTGGAAGGCGCTGGAAGGCACCCAGAACGTGTTCGCGTATGGCCTCGCTGACGCCGTGGTCGCGTGGGCGACGCAGCGCGGACTTGCGGTGCGCGGCCACACCCTGGTCTGGCACGACAGCGCGCCGGCGTGGGTGTACGCCCTGAAGACCCCGCAGGAGATGCGCAGCGCCATACGGAACCACATCACGCAGGTCGTCACGCACTTCGGCCCGAAGGTCATGACCTGGGACGTGGTGAATGAGGCCGTCGCGGACACGCCCGGCCACCCGCTGCGCGCCAACAGCCCCTTCGCGCTCGCGGGGAGCGACTACATCGACGCCGCGTTCCGCTGGGCACACGCCGCGAACCCGGCCGCGCGGCTCTACTACAACGACTACGGCGCCGAAGGCCTCAACGGCAAGAGCGACGCCGTGTACGCGCTCGTGAAGGGGATGCTCGCGCGCGGCGTGCCCATCACCGGTGTGGGCTTCCAGACGCACGTGGACTCCACCTTCTCGGTCGAGGGCACGGGGATGCGGACGAACCTCCAGCGCTTCCGCGACCTGGGCCTGGACGTGCAGCTCACCGAGGTGGACGTCACCCTGCCTGCCAGCGGCGCGACGCCTGCGAACCTCGAGCGGCAGGCGCAGGTGTACCGCGACCTCGTGGCCGCGTGCCTGAGCGTGAGATGCAGCGCCGTCGTCACGTGGGGCGTGAACGACGCGAGTTCGTGGCGGTCGGGGGGCCGGCCGCTGCTGTTCGACGACGACTATGCGAAGAAGCCCGCGTACGGCGGGGTGATCGGCGCGCTGCAGGGCCGCTGAGCGGGCTACCATCGGGCCATGCGGCATGACGTGACCCTCAAAGGCGGCGAGTTGACCCTGCGGCCCCTCACGGACGCGGACATCGGGCCGCTGTGCGCCCTGGCGCGGGACTGCGGCGACGAGCTGCGGTTCATGGGGTCGCCGCCCACCGGCGAGGCCTTCTACCGCTCGGGCCTGGACGCCGAGACCCACCTGCCCTTCGTGATCCTGGTCGGCGGCGCGCTGGCCGGCTGCACCCGCTACGGCGACCTGCGCCCGGCCGATGGCGGCGTGGAGATCGGCTGGACGTGGCTGCACCCCCGCCACCACGGCACGGGAGTCAACCGCCGCATGAAGCGCCTGCTGCTCGCCCACGCCTTCGAGGTGATGGACCTGGAGCGCGTGCAGCTCAAGACCGACATCCGCAACGAGCGCTCGCAGGCGGCCATCGCGGCGCTGGGGGCCGTGCGCGAGGGCGTGCTGCGCGCCCACATGCGCCGCCCGGACGGCAGCATGCGCGACACCGTCATGTACTCCATCACCGCGCCCGAGTGGCCCGCCGTGAAGGCCGGGATGGACGCGCGGATCAGTTCTGGCGCAGCAGCGGGTACGGATTGATCGCGCCGCCAGCCGTGTAGATGCCGTAGTGCAGGTGCGGGGGCGTCCCTCTGGCGTTCCCGCTGTCCCCCACATACCCGACCACGTCTCCAGCCTCGATCCACTCGCCGCGCTCGAGATCGGGGTAGCGCTCCAGGTGCGCGTAGTAGTGCCGCTGTCCGGCCGGCCCGAGGACCATCACCGTGCGCCCGCCCAGCGTGTTCGGCCCGACATTCAGCACCATGCCGCGTGTGGTCGCGCGGATGGGCGTGCCGCGCGTGGCGAAGATGTCCACCCCTTCATGCCTGCGGCCCTGGCTGCGTGCGCCGCCCCAGGTGTCCACGAAGCGCCGGCCCGGCAGCGGGTTCGGCAGGCTGCGCGCGGTGGGTGCGGGCGCCGCGAGCAGCGTGGCCGTGCGCCGGGCGGTCTGGATCTGCGGCCACAGCAGCCAGGCCGCGCCCGCCAGCACGGCCAGCACCACCAGTCCACGCAGAACACGCCGCATGCCTCCACCATGCCGCGCCGCGGCCCCACCGAAATCGGTGGAAAGTTGCACATGACAGGACGATCAGGGCTGCCGTAAGACCGCCGCGCCGGGGCGGGATGTGAAGGGGCGGGACATGAAAGGGCGGGACATGAAAGGGCGGGACAGGCCGCGTGACCCGTCCCGCCCCGGCAGAGGCGCTCTACTTCTTGATGTTGGTGCTGATCTCGGTCACGGCCTTCTTCAGCAGATCGCTGTACGGCTGGTTGGCCTTCTGGACGGCCTGCGCGGTCGCGGCGGCCCACGGGCCCCACACCGAGCCCATCTCGGGGATGTTCGGCATGGGCGTGCCCAGCGCGACGGCCTTGCCGAAGCCCGCGACCACCGGATCGGTGCGGAGTTTCGCGCGGGCCGACAGGCTGGTCGGGATTGAGCCGTTCGCGGCATTGAACGACAGCTGCGACGCCGAGGACGTCAGTTGCCGGGCGAGCT from Deinococcus metalli includes:
- the xylA gene encoding xylose isomerase, translating into MPDYTPTPADKFTFGLWTVGNTGRDPFGEPTRPAMKAPYLVQKLAELGAWGVNLHDNDLVPISASASERDSIVAEFKQALSDHGLVVPMATTNLFNDPAFKDGAFTSADARVRAYALQKTMRSMDLGAELGAATYVFWGGREGTEVDAGGKLLDCLGWFRDSLNFLAEYSESQGYGYRFALEPKPNEPRADIFLPTVGSALGFIATLDKPEQFGVNPEFAHETMAGLNFSHAVAQAIDAGKLFHIDLNDQKMGRFDQDLRFGAENPKGAFFLVQLLESSGYAGPRHFDAHALRTEDEAGVWAFARGCMRTYLIFKEKAQQFAQDSEIQAALAAYRVEDAELAQLTGTFSPQNAEALKARTFDRAALGARGPGLEQLDQLTMELLLGIR
- a CDS encoding aldose epimerase family protein, producing the protein MSASAGRADRRSWGVAPSGETIHTYTLALPGGVQATLTDLGATLVGLEVPDRQGALGDVVLGHDRPEPYADHATSPYFGATIGRYANRITDGRFTLDGRACVIPANDGPNALHGGPGGFDVCLWHGEARLTDAGPAVVFTRTSPDGEMGFPGTLEVRVTYTLAGQADGGAALTIDYHAVTDAPTVVNLTNHSYWNLTADPARGVLEHELTVNAPAFTPVRPGGLPTGEVRSVEGTPFDFRTPRAIGERLADADGQLAVVGGYDHNLVLDAGQDGLRLAAVLYDPHSGRELGIHTTEPGVQVYSGNFLDGTITGKGGQVYQQHAAVCLETQHYPDSPNQPGFPSTRLDPGQVFTSRTVHTFRVR
- a CDS encoding endo-1,4-beta-xylanase; its protein translation is MTRSLLLTALLVGLAGASGQAPTLKSAATARGLLIGGAVSASLFDDLDPDYADTVAREFSVVVSENGMKWKALEGTQNVFAYGLADAVVAWATQRGLAVRGHTLVWHDSAPAWVYALKTPQEMRSAIRNHITQVVTHFGPKVMTWDVVNEAVADTPGHPLRANSPFALAGSDYIDAAFRWAHAANPAARLYYNDYGAEGLNGKSDAVYALVKGMLARGVPITGVGFQTHVDSTFSVEGTGMRTNLQRFRDLGLDVQLTEVDVTLPASGATPANLERQAQVYRDLVAACLSVRCSAVVTWGVNDASSWRSGGRPLLFDDDYAKKPAYGGVIGALQGR
- a CDS encoding GNAT family N-acetyltransferase, yielding MRHDVTLKGGELTLRPLTDADIGPLCALARDCGDELRFMGSPPTGEAFYRSGLDAETHLPFVILVGGALAGCTRYGDLRPADGGVEIGWTWLHPRHHGTGVNRRMKRLLLAHAFEVMDLERVQLKTDIRNERSQAAIAALGAVREGVLRAHMRRPDGSMRDTVMYSITAPEWPAVKAGMDARISSGAAAGTD
- a CDS encoding M23 family metallopeptidase; this encodes MRRVLRGLVVLAVLAGAAWLLWPQIQTARRTATLLAAPAPTARSLPNPLPGRRFVDTWGGARSQGRRHEGVDIFATRGTPIRATTRGMVLNVGPNTLGGRTVMVLGPAGQRHYYAHLERYPDLERGEWIEAGDVVGYVGDSGNARGTPPHLHYGIYTAGGAINPYPLLRQN